In Thermogemmatispora onikobensis, the genomic window CGCCTCTGCCCGGGTCACGGATGAAGGGGCGGGTCGGTCTGTTCTCGCCGCCTGCTGGAGTGAGCCAGCGGCAGTCTCAGGAGTGAAGCGAAGGCACGGGCCTCGCCTCTCCATTCTGCCTGCTTGCTCGCTTGCTCACTTGCCAAAGCCGCACTCAGGCTCACTGGTGTATTCCACCCAGGCTGGACAGAGAGACGGACAGGCAACACTCGTCAAAGACCTTACTGCTCGCTTGATTTGCTGCCTTACTCCCGCTCCTCTCTGGTCTGCTGGGCTCAGCCACAGCCAGCGCAGTGCCATCCAGTCTTCGGTTGCGCATCGTCTGGAAGCGTGCGCCTGGCGGTCTCAAGCTCCTTCTTGCTGACCAGGGCGAGGAGACAGGCTCTGTGAGGAAAAGATCTCAGCTGCTATGCTGCTGCTTATCTGTTCTTTCTGAAAGAGAGAAGCCAATGTGGTAACGAAGTTACCCTTTGGTGTCCCTCTTATTATATCACATGCAAGGCGTTGGGCCAATCAAAGATGGACAGATTAACCACTGCTAGAGCGAAGGCGGGCTGGCAGGTGGCGGGTGCGGCCTGCTGATTCAGTCTCGCTGTCAGGCGGATCAGGCCCTCATTCCTGCCGGCTGGCTCAGCTGCTTCTCTGCCTCTCCCTCTCCCTCCTGTCTGGTGCTCATAGCAGGAGCGCCCACCTCTTCCCAGGCAGGACTTGGGCGAAGCGAGCAGCCCACCGCGGGAGCAAGGCTCACAGCGAGTGACCTGCCAGCTCCCCCTCTCCTGCTCTCCCTCCCTGCTATCGGTGTAAGCAAGCCAATGAGCGGTCGAGACGAGAGAGGGCTGAGTGAAATGGGACAGGAGCCGTCTGGCCAGATCGACTGACTGGGCAGGCGGCTCTTCACCGGTCACGTGGCCTGCGGGAGAGCAGGGAATACCGAGCTAGTGCCTGGGAGCCAGCGCAGCACTCACCATGCGAGGGGAAAGGCGCCAGATAAACAGACAGACGAACGACGGAGCGACGCGGGCCGGACAGCAGAACCAGGGAGTGGCAAAGCCAAAACCAGGCCAATCCATCGTCTCCTCAGCGATCGCTGTTCTTAACTCAAGCAAGCGCGCTCGACGATGCCTGTACTCACTTACTCAGCCACGCAGCCAGCCAAAACAGCGTGTAGAAAGAGTAAGTGAGCGAGCGGCACAAGCTGCGAACCAGGGCTAGAAGCGGTTACCGCCGAGCGGCCCGCTCATCGGAACGCCTGGCGGCTGATTGGGGGGCATGCCGGCTACGCCTGGCATCGATGGAACGCCGGGCACGGCGGAGACGCCGGGAACGCTGGGCATACCCTGCATAGGCATAGCCATCAAATTCGTCGCGCAGTAAGGGCAGAACGACCAGCGCAGCTCAAGAAGACGCTCGCACTTCGGGCAAGGCCGCTTGAGCTTCTGTCCGCAGGAGGGGCAAATCTGGAAATCCGACTCCACGCGGGCGTGACAATTGGTGCACGTCTGGCGCTCGGTCATCTCGGCCAGCAGCGACTCCTCTTCCAGCTGGCGCTCATAGATCTCTGCCAGAGTCTGGCGAGGGCGTAGAATCAGGTAGATCAGCAGTCCACCCACATTAAAGACTGCCACCAGCAGGGTTGCAATGACCTGAGTAGCCAGGTCCTGAGAGCGGGAACGAATATCGCGGAATGTCCAGATGATTAAGCTTATCCAGAAAACAAAGAAGAAAGCCAGAAAAAAACTGATAATGAACCCCAGTGCGTTCTGCAGGGTTGTGAGCAGGCCGCCCCCACTGGGGGTAGCTCCAAGGATAAGGCTAAGAGATTGCGCGTTCACAGGATGAAGGCCCCTTTCAGAATAGACATAGCTCAGTACACACAATTACAACGGACATCCCCGGTTGAATGTTGCTCCTTCCAGGACTTCCAGTACTCCCCCCAGGGCTGGCCTGCTGGGGAGAATGATCCTGTGGCGGGGCGGTCGAGCGAGCGCCCATCTGTGCGGCGCTATCGCTGGGGCCGCCCCGCTATAATTCTTCCTGTTGTACCTCACCTTGAGGTTTGTCGTTCCCTGCTCAGCTCTCGACCGTTGCCCTGCAAGGCGGGCGCAGACCTGAGCAAGGCGAGGCTGCCGTGAGAAGAGCAGAGCAGAGCAGCCTCGCTATTGTGCTATCCTGTCGATGCTGCTGCTGAGTAAGGACTCACCGAAGCATGGCCTAACGGAGCAGCAGCGTCACGATCTCCCCGGCGCGCAGTTGTCGCCGGATAGGAGGTGTATTCTGCAGCGATGAGCTATCCTGACCTCCCTGCCATCCAAGCTGCTCACGCGGTTCCTCCAGTAAGTTTGCCACAAAGGCCTGGCTGGCGACAAGACCGGGGCGGAAAGTTGCCTCGACCTCGTGGTCGAGCGGATTATAGACCCGCACTACCCAGCCCTGGTCATCGAGCGAGCGCTTAATGGCGCTGACCACCAGCTCAGGGGGCGAGACCTCGATCAGCGAGGCGCAGGCTGGAAGCTGGCCATCGTGCTGGCTGGTTACCGTGGCGCGGGCCGGTAGATTGAGGGCCTGCGCCTCGCGCAGCACCAGGCCATCCTCGGCCTCCCACGTACCGCGGTGTGGCACCAGGGCATAGTCGAATTCATGACGGCCAGGACACTGCGCCTCGGGGGTATAGTACATGGGGCCGGCGGGACCCTGGCGCGTTGAGAGATCGTCGCGCGAGAGCCACTCGACGCAGCGCAGCAGGGTCAAAGCCAGCGCCATCTCTCCCGAAGCCAGGCCCGGCCCGCTCTGGACAACCTCGTATTCCGGCAGGCCGCGGTTGAGGACCGCCAGGCCGAGCTGACCATCGCTGAGATCAACAAAGCGCTTCTGGGGGAAGGTATTGACGGGCGCCTCCGCCCACTCGCTGACGTTCTCCGGGCGAGGAGCAGTCACCGGACGCAGGCGCACCTCAAACGTTCCCTCGGCGGCCACCCTTTCTATTGTATAAGGGATCGGGAAGAGGACCCGCAGACGGTGGTCACGCGCATTATTCTCCACCGTCGTATGGATATCGATGCGGCGCACTCCCGGGTAGAGCGAGATCTCGCTGACGATCGGACAGTCGACGAAGCGCTCGCTGCGGCGATCGCGACTATCGCTACAGCTCTCTGGCAGACGCCAGAGCGAGCTAATACGCAGGGCGGCGCGCACCGGACCGGCGCTCAACAGCTCGATGCGTGGCGGTTGGGCCGGCGTACTGATCAGCGTATCGTGCGTGGGCGGACAGTAGGTATACAGGTCACCGACATCGCCGCCATCGACAACGCGATGCAAGCCGCGGAAAACGGCGCCCGTCTCTTTGTCGGTGACAGTCAGCGTACCAAGCTCGCCATCCACCTCGACGCGGTAAAACTCGTTCTCGATCGACTGCGGACCGCAGCGCAGGGTGGCATGCTCCAGCGGCGGAACCTGGTCGAGCTGAACCGCCGGATAGAGCCAGTAGGTTTTAGCCCCGTAGGGCGGCAGCTCGCTGGCCAGGAGCTCGACCTTCTGCTGGGCCAGCTCGAAGACCTCGAACTCCAGCGCCTTGATCTCCTCATGCTGGAGCAGTTGCAGCACCTCTCGCTCGCTGGCGAGCAGGCGCTCGCGGTCGCCTTTGAGCAAATTGGAAGGCGCCAGAGCGATCTCGATACGGCGCAGGTCGGGAGTAGCGGCGGGCAGGACGCGCAGATCGACGATCTCATCGGGATCATCGGGAATGCCCATCGCGATCCTGATGGTGTCGTGAGTCAGTGCCAGGAACTGGCCGGGGCGGTCAAAGGTACCCACGGCCTGCATACGGGCCAGGGCCTGACGTTGGATCATCTGGCTACCGATGCGCCGCCGGTGCTCACCCAACACCCGGAAGGGCAATGCTCGACCGTTCTCATCGACGAGAACCGCGCGCTGCAGCGACTCGGCGATATGGACCTCGACGGAGACCGCAGCATTGCGCGGCCCTGGTCCCATGTTAAAGACCACGATCGGGAAAGGCCTCTGCCCGTGATTCGCCAAGGACGGCGGCGGCAGCGTGCGCATGCTCTCAGTGACCCGCTGCAAGGCCCGCGTGAGCAGGGCCTCGCCAATTTGTTGGCACTGCGCAAAGCGGACACTATTCTCGCGATGGACCTGATCGATGCTGCAGCCACAGATGCTGTCGTGCGGCTGGTTCTGCAGCAGGTATTTCCAGGCCAGATTGATCAGGCCGCGCGGATAGTCATCGCCGAGCTTCCAGGCCCAAAGCGTCAGCGGCTCGACCCAGTGCTGGAGCAGGTGCTCCTGAGCAGTATTCTGCTGCTTGATCCACATGCGCGTCGAAAGAACGGCAGGGAGCAGATGAGCATATCGGCTGCTGCGCAACTCGCCTGTGAGGCGGCGAAGCTGGCGCTGCTGCTGCTCGATACGCTGGCGTACCTGCTCGATGTACTGGGGGATGGTGCCAATCTGAATACGGATACCTTCATACTGATGATGATTGCTGTGACCAGAGCGCGAGATGTTCCCCAGCAGCTTATTGGCCGCCTCAATAGTTGCCGGCAGGCCCTGCTGCGGCTCCAGATGGTCGGAGCCGTTCATCAAAAGCAGCGTGTCCGTTGTGGTGGGAGTACGATCGAGCAGCTGCGAGACGACTATCTCCAGCCGGGTGATAAAGGCATCGGGAGTCAGGGGCATCAGGCGCGCGTTGCCATAGCCCTCGGGCAGGTAAACCACCAGAACCCTGGTGCCATCTGGCGCCTCCCAATAGAATTCACTTTCTCTGACCTCATCGCCCACACCTCGCCAGAGAACCGCGCTATCAATAGCGAAACCTTGCAGAATCTGTGGCATCTGCGCAATATGACCGAAGCAGTCAGGCAGGTAGCCAACGCGCATAGGTTCCCCGAATCGCCTCGCCTGCCTGAGACCCGTCTGCAGATTGCGAATCAATGACTCGCCACTCACCAAAAACTCATCGGGCTGGAGATACCAGGGACCGATGAGAATGCGCCCCTCAGCAATGTATTGCTTGAGACGCTCCTCCTGCTCGGGCCGCACTTCCAGGTAGTCTTCAAGCACGATCGTCTGCCCATCGAGCATGAAGTGCTTGAATGCAGGGTCTTGTTCCATGATATTCAGCAGTTTGTCTATGGTTTGCACCAGTCGAATTCGGAACTGCTGAAAGGTCAGATACCACTCGCGGTCCCAATGGGTATGTGGCACCAGAATGATGCTGAGTTGCCCACTCATATGTTTTCCCTTGTTATGTTTCCATCTTTTATCGATTTATTGCTGCGCATTTACCACCTGCATGGCCTGATGGGGAACCTGCTAGCAGACGGCGATTACCGATGCAGGTACAATAAATGTTGAAAGATATTATACTCGCTGTCTACCCGAATGGCAATAAATGCCCCTGGGAGTAAGACTCTTAGTTAGTCAAAATGGCCCCCTTGCATTGAAGCTTGCTCCCATATATAATCTTCGCGCCAACACCTACCATTCAATATCGAGGAACTGCGACCTGTGGTCACCAGCCTACACGTTGTCTTATCACACGTCCAGGTTGCCCCTCTTTTGCAGGCTCGTCGGGAGGGGAGGCGGCAGTGGGAACTCTCGCCTGACCTGGGCCTCTCCCAAGTGACGGTTGCCTTGACCGAAGAGGGGGTACTCTTCCCTTCGGGCGAGCTGTTGCGCTGGGATGATGTTGAGCGCATCGCTTCTGCGCTCAATAGCTGTTTTCTGCTGGAACATGGTTCCGTGCGGCCCATTCAGACCTTCTCAGCGGTGACCAATCGCCCCTGTAGTCTCTATCCGACGCGGGGGGTGCCCAGCCTGCTGATCGCTGGCTTCGTCATGCACCGGGTGAAGGAGGTTGATCCGCTGGAGGACACGCGCCTCAAGATGCGCACACTGGCGCCCATTGGCGGGCGCGTGCTGGACACGGCCACTGGCCTGGGGTATACCGCCATCGAAGCGGCTCGCTTTGCCGACGAGGTGATTACCATCGAGCTTGATCCTGCGGTTCAGGAGGTGGCCCGCTTGAATCCCTGGTCACAGGATCTCTTCCATCACCCCAAGATCCGCCGCATGCTTGGCGATGCCAGCGAGCTGGTGCCGACCTTTCCCGATCAGTATTTTTCGCGCATTATCCACGATCCGCCGGCCTTCGAGTTGGCTGGCGAACTCTACTCGGGTGCCTTCTATCGCGAACTGTATCGGGTGCTCCGCGGCGGGGGGCGCCTCTTCCACTATGTGGGCGACCTGCAGAGCCGTGCGGGTAGCATTACCCTGCGGGGGGTAACCCGCCGTTTGCAGGAAGCCGGCTTTGCGCGGGTGGTGCCGCGTCAGGAGGCTTTTGGCGTGGTAGCCTATAAGTAACGCTGAGGAGGCAGGCGACCCGCCGGGCCCGATGCGCTCGTGCTCTTATTTCCTTGTTTTCTTGTTTAGTATTTTTCTAACTCCTTGCTGTGCTTACGCGCCTCGCCGACTCCTGGCGCGTGTTCTCTCTCCTCGCACAGCTCACAGATGGCGCTGAGGCCCTGCTCGATGGTCTCCTCCTCTGCTCCCAGGGAGACGCGCACGTAGTCAACGGTCTGGGGGCCGAAGAGGCTTCCTGGTACGACCAGCACCTTCCGTTGGCGGAGCAGTTCCAGGGCGAAGGCGTTGGGCTGCGCGCTGGCGCTGCTGTTGCTCCGGTGTCCGCGGTCTTGCTGGCTGCTGGTTTTCACCAGGATGTAAAAGGCGCCGTGCGGTGTATACTCGTAGCGTCCGTAGCGCTTCAGTAGTGCCACTGCGCGATCGCGGCGCTGGCGGTAGGCGGTGCGCATCTGGGCGACGCAGTCCTGTGGTCCGCGCAGGGCTGCTGCCGCGGCGCGCTGGGTCGCCAGCGGCAGGCTGGTATAGCTGGCATCGAGCACCTGGCTGAGGCTGCGCATGAGAGTCTGGCCCGCGACCAGATAGCCGATGCGCC contains:
- a CDS encoding zinc ribbon domain-containing protein, with translation MNAQSLSLILGATPSGGGLLTTLQNALGFIISFFLAFFFVFWISLIIWTFRDIRSRSQDLATQVIATLLVAVFNVGGLLIYLILRPRQTLAEIYERQLEEESLLAEMTERQTCTNCHARVESDFQICPSCGQKLKRPCPKCERLLELRWSFCPYCATNLMAMPMQGMPSVPGVSAVPGVPSMPGVAGMPPNQPPGVPMSGPLGGNRF
- a CDS encoding alpha-mannosidase, whose translation is MSGQLSIILVPHTHWDREWYLTFQQFRIRLVQTIDKLLNIMEQDPAFKHFMLDGQTIVLEDYLEVRPEQEERLKQYIAEGRILIGPWYLQPDEFLVSGESLIRNLQTGLRQARRFGEPMRVGYLPDCFGHIAQMPQILQGFAIDSAVLWRGVGDEVRESEFYWEAPDGTRVLVVYLPEGYGNARLMPLTPDAFITRLEIVVSQLLDRTPTTTDTLLLMNGSDHLEPQQGLPATIEAANKLLGNISRSGHSNHHQYEGIRIQIGTIPQYIEQVRQRIEQQQRQLRRLTGELRSSRYAHLLPAVLSTRMWIKQQNTAQEHLLQHWVEPLTLWAWKLGDDYPRGLINLAWKYLLQNQPHDSICGCSIDQVHRENSVRFAQCQQIGEALLTRALQRVTESMRTLPPPSLANHGQRPFPIVVFNMGPGPRNAAVSVEVHIAESLQRAVLVDENGRALPFRVLGEHRRRIGSQMIQRQALARMQAVGTFDRPGQFLALTHDTIRIAMGIPDDPDEIVDLRVLPAATPDLRRIEIALAPSNLLKGDRERLLASEREVLQLLQHEEIKALEFEVFELAQQKVELLASELPPYGAKTYWLYPAVQLDQVPPLEHATLRCGPQSIENEFYRVEVDGELGTLTVTDKETGAVFRGLHRVVDGGDVGDLYTYCPPTHDTLISTPAQPPRIELLSAGPVRAALRISSLWRLPESCSDSRDRRSERFVDCPIVSEISLYPGVRRIDIHTTVENNARDHRLRVLFPIPYTIERVAAEGTFEVRLRPVTAPRPENVSEWAEAPVNTFPQKRFVDLSDGQLGLAVLNRGLPEYEVVQSGPGLASGEMALALTLLRCVEWLSRDDLSTRQGPAGPMYYTPEAQCPGRHEFDYALVPHRGTWEAEDGLVLREAQALNLPARATVTSQHDGQLPACASLIEVSPPELVVSAIKRSLDDQGWVVRVYNPLDHEVEATFRPGLVASQAFVANLLEEPREQLGWQGGQDSSSLQNTPPIRRQLRAGEIVTLLLR
- a CDS encoding class I SAM-dependent methyltransferase — protein: MVTSLHVVLSHVQVAPLLQARREGRRQWELSPDLGLSQVTVALTEEGVLFPSGELLRWDDVERIASALNSCFLLEHGSVRPIQTFSAVTNRPCSLYPTRGVPSLLIAGFVMHRVKEVDPLEDTRLKMRTLAPIGGRVLDTATGLGYTAIEAARFADEVITIELDPAVQEVARLNPWSQDLFHHPKIRRMLGDASELVPTFPDQYFSRIIHDPPAFELAGELYSGAFYRELYRVLRGGGRLFHYVGDLQSRAGSITLRGVTRRLQEAGFARVVPRQEAFGVVAYK